A region from the Variovorax sp. V93 genome encodes:
- a CDS encoding SDR family oxidoreductase, giving the protein MRLKGKTVLVTAAGQGIGHASVLAMAAEGAQVWATDVNEKLLERYTGVANVRTARLDVLDKDAIVAFFKSLPALDVLFNCAGVVHNGTALEATDKDLEFAFALNVRAQFWTIQAALPGMLAAGSGSIINMASVCSSMKGLPNRFVYGTTKAAVLGLTKSVAADFVARGIRCNAVCPGTVDTPSLGERINANEDPEAARRAFIARQPMGRLAQAEEIAPVVVFLASDESVFATGQAFTVDGGITI; this is encoded by the coding sequence ATGAGACTCAAGGGCAAGACCGTGCTCGTGACGGCAGCCGGACAAGGCATCGGCCATGCGAGCGTGCTCGCGATGGCCGCCGAAGGCGCGCAGGTCTGGGCGACCGACGTGAACGAGAAGTTGCTCGAGCGCTACACGGGCGTCGCCAACGTGCGCACGGCCCGGCTCGACGTGCTCGACAAGGACGCGATCGTCGCCTTCTTCAAGAGTCTTCCCGCGCTCGACGTGCTGTTCAACTGCGCCGGCGTGGTGCACAACGGCACCGCGCTCGAGGCCACCGACAAGGACCTCGAATTCGCGTTCGCCCTCAACGTGCGCGCGCAGTTCTGGACCATCCAGGCCGCGCTGCCGGGCATGCTGGCCGCAGGAAGCGGCAGCATCATCAACATGGCGAGCGTCTGCTCGAGCATGAAGGGCCTGCCCAACCGCTTCGTCTACGGCACCACCAAGGCCGCGGTGCTGGGCCTGACCAAGAGCGTGGCGGCCGACTTCGTGGCGCGCGGCATCCGCTGCAATGCCGTGTGCCCCGGCACGGTCGACACGCCCTCGCTCGGGGAGCGCATCAATGCCAACGAGGACCCCGAGGCGGCGCGCCGCGCCTTCATCGCGCGCCAGCCCATGGGCCGGCTCGCGCAGGCCGAGGAAATCGCGCCCGTGGTGGTGTTCCTGGCCAGCGACGAATCGGTGTTCGCCACCGGCCAGGCCTTCACGGTCGACGGCGGCATCACCATATGA
- a CDS encoding ABC transporter substrate-binding protein: MQNRRSFVSQSAALATAVAFPLVAGAQPKTVKVGVLHPVTGALAYSGQQCRLGALMAIEDINAAGGIKSLGGAKLEALLGDAQSQPQAGAAEVEKMNEAGVSAIVGAYASAICLATTQAAAKYNLPHVVDVGVADQIVERGLKNTFRFGPGYRKSTEVAMANLLVLNKAAGNPAKTVMIIHEESLFGAGTAQLLSRELPGYGFEVKEVVKHANPTRDFNNIVLRMKSVNPDIVIPANYYNEYALLVRTMQQQKVVPKAIFSVLGGAASSYKFMKEFPDAANGIIDCNHWFNPKDKRSQELRKRVEAKGQFFSYEVFMTYTSMWLLADALERAKSAERAAIVDALEKSTFSNHIMPYGPTKFVNGQNEGAQPLMTQVVKNDIKVIIPRDYREVEPVFPLRA, encoded by the coding sequence ATGCAGAACCGCCGCAGTTTCGTGTCGCAGTCCGCCGCCCTGGCGACCGCCGTCGCCTTCCCGCTCGTGGCCGGCGCGCAGCCCAAGACCGTCAAGGTCGGCGTGCTGCATCCGGTCACCGGGGCGTTGGCCTACTCGGGCCAGCAGTGCCGCCTCGGCGCGCTGATGGCCATCGAGGACATCAACGCTGCCGGCGGCATCAAGTCGCTCGGCGGCGCGAAGCTCGAGGCGCTGCTGGGCGACGCGCAATCGCAGCCGCAGGCCGGTGCGGCCGAGGTCGAGAAGATGAACGAGGCCGGCGTCTCGGCCATCGTCGGCGCCTACGCCTCGGCCATCTGCCTGGCGACCACGCAGGCGGCGGCCAAGTACAACCTGCCGCACGTGGTCGACGTGGGCGTGGCCGACCAGATCGTCGAGCGCGGCCTGAAGAACACCTTCCGCTTCGGCCCCGGCTACAGGAAGTCGACCGAGGTGGCCATGGCCAACCTGCTGGTGCTCAACAAGGCCGCGGGCAACCCGGCCAAGACGGTGATGATCATCCACGAGGAGTCGCTGTTCGGCGCCGGCACCGCGCAGCTGCTCTCGCGCGAACTGCCGGGCTACGGCTTCGAGGTGAAGGAGGTGGTGAAGCACGCCAACCCCACGCGCGACTTCAACAACATCGTGCTGCGCATGAAGTCGGTCAACCCCGACATCGTGATCCCCGCCAACTACTACAACGAGTACGCGCTGCTGGTGCGCACCATGCAGCAGCAGAAGGTGGTGCCCAAGGCGATCTTCTCGGTGCTGGGCGGCGCCGCGTCGAGCTACAAGTTCATGAAGGAGTTTCCGGACGCGGCCAACGGCATCATCGACTGCAACCACTGGTTCAACCCGAAGGACAAGCGCTCGCAGGAGCTGCGCAAGCGCGTGGAGGCCAAGGGCCAGTTCTTCAGCTACGAGGTCTTCATGACCTACACCTCGATGTGGCTGCTGGCCGATGCGCTGGAGCGCGCGAAGTCGGCCGAACGCGCCGCCATCGTCGATGCGCTGGAGAAGAGCACCTTCTCGAATCACATCATGCCGTACGGTCCGACGAAGTTCGTCAACGGGCAGAACGAGGGCGCGCAGCCGTTGATGACGCAGGTGGTGAAGAACGACATCAAGGTGATCATCCCGCGCGACTACCGCGAGGTGGAGCCTGTGTTTCCGCTCAGGGCATGA
- a CDS encoding TRAP transporter small permease: MTEPKIIDDEGHFHAEDEAVDLSHTIAEGWISLAIFWMLALTVFYQFVTRYVMNDSAAWTEEVARYMLIAVVFIGAAIGVAKNNQIQVDFFYRHMPAAMGRWISRAVDVLRTAFFAAAVVMTVQMMLKIGNTTRMTIVDAPMNIVYGLCLFGFIAMTWRSVQVARIHWKRGYSVLERPESTLADR; this comes from the coding sequence ATGACTGAACCGAAGATCATCGACGACGAAGGGCACTTCCACGCGGAAGACGAGGCCGTCGACCTTTCCCACACCATCGCCGAAGGCTGGATCTCGCTTGCGATCTTCTGGATGCTCGCGCTCACGGTGTTCTACCAGTTCGTCACGCGCTACGTGATGAACGACTCGGCCGCATGGACCGAGGAGGTGGCGCGCTACATGCTGATCGCGGTGGTCTTCATCGGCGCCGCCATCGGGGTCGCGAAGAACAACCAGATCCAGGTCGACTTCTTCTACCGCCACATGCCGGCGGCGATGGGCCGCTGGATCTCGCGCGCGGTGGACGTGCTGCGCACCGCCTTCTTTGCCGCGGCCGTGGTCATGACGGTGCAGATGATGCTGAAGATCGGCAACACCACGCGCATGACGATCGTCGATGCGCCAATGAACATCGTCTACGGCCTGTGCCTGTTCGGCTTCATCGCGATGACCTGGCGCTCGGTGCAGGTCGCGCGCATCCACTGGAAGCGCGGCTACAGCGTGCTCGAACGCCCCGAGTCCACGCTCGCCGACCGCTGA
- a CDS encoding fumarylacetoacetate hydrolase family protein, with amino-acid sequence MKLVRYGNPGKEKPGLIDDNGQLRDLSALVKDIGPEQLGDAALAKLRKQKVDKLPLVKGKPRFGSPVANVGKFIAIGLNYADHAAESGLPIPKEPVVFMKATSCIQGPNDPVMLPKNSVKSDWEVELGVVIGARARYVSQKDALNFVAGYCTINDVSEREFQIERGGTWDKGKGCDTFGPIGPWLVTRDEVPNPQKLSMWLDLNGKRMQTGSTRTMIFSIAKIVSYLSQFMTLLPGDVITTGTPPGVGLGMKPPLYLKKGDVMTLGIEGLGDQRQEVIPFKL; translated from the coding sequence ATGAAACTCGTTCGCTATGGCAATCCCGGCAAGGAAAAGCCCGGCCTCATCGACGACAACGGCCAGCTGCGCGACCTGAGCGCGCTGGTCAAGGACATCGGGCCCGAGCAGCTCGGCGACGCCGCGCTGGCCAAGCTGCGCAAGCAGAAGGTCGACAAGCTGCCGCTGGTCAAGGGCAAGCCGCGCTTCGGCAGCCCGGTGGCCAACGTCGGCAAGTTCATTGCCATCGGCCTGAACTATGCCGACCACGCGGCCGAGTCCGGCCTGCCGATTCCGAAGGAGCCGGTGGTCTTCATGAAGGCCACCAGCTGCATCCAGGGCCCGAACGATCCGGTCATGCTGCCCAAGAACTCGGTCAAGAGCGACTGGGAGGTCGAGCTCGGCGTGGTCATCGGCGCGCGCGCGCGCTACGTCTCGCAGAAGGACGCGCTCAACTTCGTGGCCGGCTACTGCACCATCAACGACGTGAGCGAACGCGAGTTCCAGATCGAGCGCGGCGGCACCTGGGACAAGGGCAAGGGCTGCGACACCTTCGGCCCGATCGGCCCGTGGCTCGTGACGCGCGACGAAGTGCCCAACCCGCAGAAGCTGTCGATGTGGCTCGACCTCAACGGCAAGCGCATGCAGACCGGCAGCACCAGGACGATGATCTTCAGCATCGCCAAGATCGTGAGCTACCTGAGCCAGTTCATGACGCTCTTGCCCGGCGACGTCATCACCACCGGCACGCCGCCCGGCGTGGGCCTGGGCATGAAGCCGCCGCTCTACCTGAAGAAGGGCGACGTGATGACGCTGGGCATCGAAGGCCTGGGCGACCAGCGCCAGGAAGTGATTCCGTTCAAGCTGTAA
- a CDS encoding SDR family NAD(P)-dependent oxidoreductase: MNQLDFAGRHAVVTGGASGLGYGIAERLIASGGSVTLWDRDAAAAQKAAAALGGKAFAVTVDVAQQPSVARAVAATLAHAPRIDALVNSAGITGPNTKLWDYPVDDWRQVMEVNINGVFLCCREVVAQMRAQGYGRIVNIASVAGKEGNPNASAYSASKAAVIALTKSLGKELADTGIRVNCVTPAAVKTAIFDQMTPEHIAFMRSKIPMGRFGTVEEVAAMVGWLCTEDCSFSTGAVFDLSGGRSTY; the protein is encoded by the coding sequence ATGAACCAGCTCGATTTCGCGGGCCGCCACGCAGTGGTGACCGGCGGCGCGAGCGGGCTGGGCTACGGCATCGCCGAGCGGCTGATCGCGTCGGGCGGCAGCGTCACGCTGTGGGACCGCGACGCAGCGGCCGCGCAGAAGGCCGCAGCGGCTCTGGGCGGCAAGGCCTTCGCCGTGACGGTTGACGTGGCGCAGCAGCCTTCCGTGGCCCGGGCAGTGGCGGCCACGCTGGCGCATGCGCCGCGCATCGATGCGCTGGTCAACAGCGCCGGCATCACCGGCCCCAACACGAAGCTGTGGGACTACCCGGTCGACGACTGGCGGCAGGTGATGGAGGTCAACATCAACGGCGTGTTCCTGTGCTGCCGCGAAGTGGTGGCGCAGATGCGCGCGCAAGGCTACGGACGCATCGTGAACATCGCCTCGGTGGCCGGGAAAGAAGGCAACCCCAACGCCAGCGCCTACAGTGCGAGCAAGGCCGCCGTCATTGCGCTCACCAAGTCGCTCGGCAAGGAACTGGCCGACACCGGCATCCGCGTCAACTGCGTGACGCCCGCGGCGGTGAAGACCGCCATCTTCGACCAGATGACGCCGGAGCACATTGCGTTCATGCGGTCGAAAATACCGATGGGCCGCTTCGGCACGGTAGAGGAAGTGGCCGCAATGGTCGGCTGGCTCTGCACCGAAGATTGCTCGTTTTCCACCGGCGCCGTGTTCGACCTGTCCGGCGGCCGCTCCACTTACTAG
- a CDS encoding TRAP transporter large permease has product MLKIFFLVFMAGGIPVAVAMAGASLAYILASGSLPPFVVIHRMVSGIDSFPLLAVPFFILAGNLMNNAGITTRIYNFALALVGWLKGGLGHVNVLGSVIFAGMSGTAIADAAGLGTIEIKAMKEHGYSTEFAVGVTAASATLGPIIPPSLPFVIYGMMANVSVGALFLAGILPGALLAILMMLTVAYFAHRNGWGGDVKFSSTRFFKAMCELAVVIAWPLLMWLLVAKLGTPPQLTVLGGLASLFVLDRIFRFEALLPIMTPVLLIGGMSTGLFTPTEGAIAACVWAMILGFGWYKTLSWKMFVKVCLDTIETTSTVLFIVAAASIFGWMLTATGVTTDIASWVLGFTKEAWVFLLLANLLMLFVGCFLEPTAAITILVPILLPIATQLGVDPIHFGLVMVLNLMIGLLHPPMGMVLFVLARVAGLSFERTTMAILPWLIPLLLALVVITYVPSLVLWLPKMFF; this is encoded by the coding sequence ATGCTGAAAATATTCTTTCTTGTCTTCATGGCGGGCGGCATTCCGGTGGCCGTGGCCATGGCCGGTGCCTCGCTGGCCTACATCCTCGCGAGCGGCAGCCTGCCGCCCTTCGTCGTGATCCACCGCATGGTGAGCGGCATCGACAGCTTTCCGCTGCTGGCGGTGCCCTTCTTCATCCTGGCCGGCAACCTGATGAACAACGCGGGCATCACCACCCGCATCTACAACTTCGCGCTCGCGCTGGTGGGCTGGCTCAAGGGCGGCCTGGGCCATGTGAACGTGCTCGGCTCGGTGATCTTCGCGGGCATGAGCGGCACCGCCATTGCCGATGCCGCGGGCCTGGGCACCATCGAGATCAAGGCGATGAAGGAGCACGGCTATTCGACCGAGTTCGCGGTAGGCGTGACGGCCGCCTCGGCCACGCTGGGCCCGATCATTCCGCCCAGCCTGCCCTTCGTGATCTACGGGATGATGGCCAATGTGTCGGTGGGGGCGCTGTTCCTCGCGGGCATCTTGCCCGGCGCACTGCTGGCCATCCTGATGATGCTCACGGTGGCCTACTTTGCGCACCGCAACGGCTGGGGCGGCGACGTCAAGTTCTCGAGCACGCGCTTCTTCAAGGCCATGTGCGAGCTCGCCGTGGTGATCGCCTGGCCGCTGCTGATGTGGCTGCTGGTGGCCAAGCTGGGCACGCCGCCGCAGCTCACGGTGTTGGGGGGCCTCGCATCGCTGTTCGTGCTCGACCGGATCTTCCGCTTCGAGGCGCTGCTGCCCATCATGACGCCGGTGCTGCTGATCGGCGGCATGAGCACGGGCCTGTTCACACCCACCGAGGGCGCGATTGCCGCCTGCGTGTGGGCGATGATCCTGGGCTTTGGCTGGTACAAGACGCTGTCGTGGAAGATGTTCGTCAAGGTCTGCCTCGACACCATCGAGACCACCTCCACCGTGCTGTTCATCGTGGCGGCCGCGTCGATCTTCGGCTGGATGCTCACCGCCACCGGCGTGACCACCGACATCGCGAGCTGGGTGCTGGGCTTCACCAAGGAAGCCTGGGTGTTCCTGCTGCTGGCCAACCTGCTGATGCTGTTCGTGGGCTGCTTCCTGGAGCCGACGGCCGCCATCACCATCCTGGTGCCGATCCTGCTGCCGATTGCCACGCAACTCGGCGTGGACCCGATCCACTTCGGCCTGGTGATGGTGCTGAACCTGATGATCGGCCTGCTGCATCCGCCGATGGGCATGGTGCTGTTCGTGCTGGCGCGCGTGGCGGGCCTGAGCTTCGAGCGCACGACGATGGCCATTCTTCCGTGGCTCATCCCGCTGCTGCTGGCACTGGTGGTGATCACCTATGTACCTTCATTGGTACTCTGGCTGCCGAAAATGTTCTTCTGA
- a CDS encoding UxaA family hydrolase produces MNPFIRLHPADDVVIARSQLVGGAKVEDFAVRGLIPAGHKVATHAIAVGEPVRRYNQIIGFASKPIAAGEHVHTHNLDMGPDKGDFERDYAFGADVKPAPAKREATFMGIKRADGRVATRNYIGVLTSVNCSATAARAIADHFSRKTNPSALAGYPNVDGVVALTHGTGCGMDTQGMGMQILERTLTGYATHPNFAGVLVVGLGCEANQINAWLATGHLAEGENFRTFNIQDTGGTRKTVDKGIALINEMLPRANAVKREPCSAAHITIGLQCGGSDGYSGISANPALGAAVDLLVAHGGTAILSETPEVYGAEHLLTRRAVRREVGQKLVDRIKWWEHYTAINEGEMNNNPSPGNKAGGLTTILEKSLGAVAKGGTSNLEAVYEYAEPVTAHGFVYMDTPGYDPVSATGQVAGGANLICFTTGRGSAYGCAPSPSLKLATNSALWQRQEEDMDINCGEIVDGTSSIQEMGQRIFELVLATASGEPSKSEKHGYGQNEFVPWQVGAVM; encoded by the coding sequence ATGAATCCCTTCATTCGCCTGCATCCGGCCGACGATGTCGTGATCGCGCGCAGCCAGCTGGTCGGCGGCGCCAAGGTCGAAGACTTTGCCGTGCGCGGCCTGATTCCCGCCGGGCACAAGGTGGCGACGCACGCCATTGCTGTTGGCGAACCGGTGCGCCGCTACAACCAGATCATCGGCTTCGCGAGCAAGCCGATCGCGGCCGGCGAGCACGTGCACACGCACAACCTCGACATGGGCCCCGACAAGGGCGACTTCGAGCGCGACTACGCCTTCGGCGCCGACGTGAAGCCTGCGCCCGCGAAGCGCGAGGCCACCTTCATGGGCATCAAGCGGGCCGACGGCCGCGTGGCCACGCGCAACTACATCGGCGTGCTCACGAGCGTGAACTGCTCGGCCACCGCGGCGCGCGCCATTGCCGACCACTTCTCGCGCAAGACCAATCCATCGGCGCTGGCCGGCTACCCGAATGTCGACGGCGTGGTGGCGCTCACCCACGGCACGGGCTGCGGCATGGACACGCAGGGCATGGGCATGCAGATCCTGGAGCGCACGCTCACGGGCTATGCCACGCACCCGAACTTCGCGGGCGTGCTGGTGGTGGGCCTGGGCTGCGAGGCGAACCAGATCAATGCCTGGCTCGCGACCGGCCACCTGGCCGAAGGCGAGAACTTCCGCACCTTCAACATCCAGGACACCGGCGGTACGCGCAAGACGGTCGACAAAGGCATCGCGCTGATCAACGAGATGCTGCCGCGCGCCAATGCGGTCAAGCGCGAACCCTGCAGCGCGGCGCACATCACGATCGGGCTGCAGTGCGGCGGCTCGGACGGGTATTCGGGCATCAGCGCCAACCCGGCGCTGGGTGCGGCGGTCGACCTGCTGGTGGCGCACGGCGGCACGGCCATCCTGAGCGAAACGCCCGAGGTCTATGGCGCCGAGCACCTGCTCACGCGCCGCGCCGTCCGGCGCGAGGTCGGCCAGAAGCTGGTGGACCGCATCAAGTGGTGGGAGCACTACACCGCAATCAACGAAGGCGAGATGAACAACAACCCCTCGCCGGGCAACAAGGCCGGTGGCCTCACGACCATCCTCGAAAAATCGCTCGGCGCGGTGGCCAAGGGCGGGACCAGCAACCTCGAGGCGGTGTACGAATACGCCGAGCCGGTCACGGCGCACGGCTTCGTCTACATGGACACGCCGGGCTACGACCCCGTGAGCGCCACCGGGCAGGTCGCGGGCGGCGCGAACCTCATCTGCTTCACGACCGGACGCGGCTCGGCCTATGGCTGCGCGCCCTCCCCCTCGCTCAAGCTCGCGACCAACTCGGCGCTGTGGCAGCGGCAGGAAGAGGACATGGACATCAACTGCGGCGAGATCGTGGATGGCACCAGTTCGATCCAGGAGATGGGCCAGCGGATATTCGAACTGGTCTTGGCCACGGCATCCGGTGAACCCTCGAAGAGCGAGAAGCATGGCTACGGCCAGAACGAATTCGTGCCCTGGCAAGTCGGCGCAGTGATGTAA
- a CDS encoding sialic acid TRAP transporter substrate-binding protein SiaP, producing the protein MNSKRNTLKAIAACALAATALGTAGIAGAQTKLKWAHVYETSEPFHKYSVWAAEEIKKRTNGKYDIQVFPASSLGKESDINQGLTLGTVDIVLTGASFAGNTYKPLAVTYFPFIFRDAEHLLKYAKSDVFQELAKGYDDKSGNHITALNYYGARHVTSSAARPVAKPEDMKGLKIRVPDAPAYLAFPKALGANATPIAFAEVYLALQNNTVDAQENPLPTIEAKKFFEVQKNISLTGHIVDSLLTVVSGQLWGKLSADEKKIFTDVMQEAAEKTGRDIIASEIRLVEEFKKRGNNVITVDKAAFREAVLKNTKPTDHGYRQQDYDRITSIK; encoded by the coding sequence ATGAACAGCAAACGCAACACCCTCAAGGCCATCGCCGCCTGCGCCCTGGCGGCCACCGCGCTGGGCACGGCCGGCATCGCCGGCGCGCAGACCAAGCTCAAGTGGGCGCATGTCTACGAAACCTCCGAGCCGTTCCACAAGTACTCGGTGTGGGCCGCGGAAGAAATCAAGAAGCGCACCAACGGCAAGTACGACATCCAGGTGTTCCCGGCCTCCAGCCTGGGCAAGGAGTCGGACATCAACCAGGGCCTGACGCTGGGCACCGTCGACATCGTGCTGACCGGTGCCAGCTTCGCGGGCAACACCTACAAGCCGCTGGCCGTGACCTACTTTCCGTTCATCTTCCGCGATGCGGAGCACCTGCTGAAGTACGCCAAGAGCGATGTGTTCCAGGAGCTCGCCAAGGGCTACGACGACAAGAGCGGCAACCACATCACGGCGCTCAACTACTACGGCGCGCGCCATGTCACCTCGAGCGCCGCCAGGCCGGTGGCCAAGCCCGAAGACATGAAGGGCCTGAAGATCCGCGTGCCCGACGCACCGGCCTACCTGGCCTTCCCCAAGGCCCTGGGCGCCAACGCCACGCCCATTGCTTTCGCCGAGGTCTACCTGGCACTGCAGAACAACACGGTCGATGCGCAGGAGAACCCGCTGCCGACCATCGAGGCCAAGAAGTTCTTCGAGGTGCAGAAGAACATCTCGCTCACGGGCCACATCGTCGATTCGCTGCTGACCGTGGTCTCCGGCCAGCTGTGGGGCAAGCTCTCGGCCGACGAGAAGAAGATCTTCACCGACGTGATGCAGGAGGCCGCCGAAAAGACCGGCCGCGACATCATCGCCTCGGAAATCCGCCTGGTCGAGGAGTTCAAGAAGCGCGGCAACAACGTGATCACCGTGGACAAGGCCGCGTTCCGCGAAGCCGTGCTGAAGAACACCAAGCCCACCGACCACGGCTACCGCCAGCAGGACTACGACCGCATCACGAGCATCAAGTAA
- a CDS encoding malate/lactate/ureidoglycolate dehydrogenase — MPQTLSSSVLRAHCARILEAAGSTPAEAAQVAANLVLANLSGHDSHGVGMLPRYVDAVAEGGLVPNAAVKVNTDIGTLLALDGQHGYGQIVGVQAMALGIERAKQHGSCIFTLANAHHLGRIGHFAEMATAEGLVSMHFVNVLSRPVVAPWGGGDGRFGTNPCCIGIPLAGAEPFLLDFATSRVAQGKMRVAHNKGERVPDGYLIDERGAPTNDPGVVVVPQSNGLFGALMTFGEHKGYGMAMACELLGGALTGGGTWHRPADTARTVLNGMLTILIDPARLGTQESFAQEATAFVDWLRQSPPGAGFDQVQIAGEPERAARVARERNGIWLDDATWGEIVAAGAKVGVAVA; from the coding sequence ATGCCCCAAACTCTTTCCTCCTCTGTTCTCCGGGCGCACTGCGCCCGCATCCTCGAAGCCGCCGGCAGCACGCCGGCCGAAGCCGCGCAGGTGGCCGCCAACCTCGTGCTGGCCAACCTGAGCGGCCATGACTCGCACGGCGTGGGCATGCTGCCGCGCTATGTCGACGCCGTGGCCGAAGGCGGGCTCGTGCCGAATGCCGCGGTCAAGGTCAACACGGACATCGGCACCCTGCTCGCGCTCGACGGCCAGCATGGCTACGGCCAGATCGTGGGCGTGCAGGCGATGGCGCTCGGCATCGAGCGGGCGAAGCAGCACGGCAGCTGCATCTTCACGCTCGCGAATGCGCACCACCTGGGCCGCATCGGGCACTTCGCCGAAATGGCGACGGCCGAGGGCCTGGTCTCGATGCACTTCGTCAACGTGCTGTCGCGGCCCGTGGTGGCGCCGTGGGGCGGGGGCGACGGACGCTTCGGCACCAACCCGTGCTGCATCGGCATTCCGCTGGCGGGCGCCGAGCCCTTCCTGCTCGACTTCGCGACCAGCCGCGTGGCGCAGGGCAAGATGCGCGTCGCCCACAACAAGGGCGAGCGCGTGCCCGACGGCTACCTGATCGACGAGCGCGGCGCGCCCACCAACGACCCGGGCGTGGTCGTGGTGCCGCAGTCCAATGGCCTGTTCGGCGCGCTCATGACCTTCGGCGAACACAAGGGCTACGGCATGGCGATGGCCTGCGAGCTGCTGGGCGGCGCACTCACCGGCGGCGGCACCTGGCACCGCCCGGCCGACACGGCGCGTACGGTGCTCAACGGCATGTTGACGATCCTGATCGACCCCGCCAGGCTCGGTACCCAGGAGAGCTTCGCGCAGGAAGCGACGGCCTTCGTCGACTGGCTGCGCCAGAGCCCGCCGGGCGCCGGCTTCGACCAGGTGCAGATCGCGGGCGAACCGGAGCGCGCCGCACGCGTGGCGCGCGAGCGCAACGGCATCTGGCTGGACGATGCGACCTGGGGCGAGATCGTCGCGGCCGGGGCGAAGGTGGGCGTGGCGGTCGCGTAA
- a CDS encoding FadR/GntR family transcriptional regulator — MPLQTVEPQRLYRQIADQLRGLIGKGEFLAGARLPAERDLAKQLGVSRPSVREALIALEVEGWVEVRTGSGVYVLDRSHRASKPVAPTEWGPLELIRARRVIEGETAAIAAAVGTRKDIDAMSRAIEAMRGLADREILPLEGDRAFHVAIVNASGNAVLVETVQSFWDSRNGPIFTRLGGYFETVASWRSAIAEHEAIRDAVAARDAEAARAAMHAHMDNSHQRFSASWRRARKASS; from the coding sequence GTGCCGCTCCAGACCGTCGAACCCCAGCGCCTCTATCGCCAGATTGCCGACCAGCTCCGAGGACTGATCGGCAAGGGCGAGTTCCTGGCCGGCGCGCGATTGCCGGCCGAGCGCGACCTGGCCAAGCAGCTCGGCGTGAGCCGGCCCTCGGTGCGCGAGGCGCTGATCGCGCTCGAGGTCGAGGGCTGGGTCGAGGTCCGCACGGGCTCGGGCGTGTACGTGCTGGACCGCTCGCACCGCGCGAGCAAGCCGGTGGCGCCCACCGAATGGGGCCCTCTGGAGCTGATTCGCGCACGCCGCGTGATCGAGGGCGAGACCGCCGCCATTGCGGCCGCCGTGGGCACGCGCAAGGACATCGACGCCATGAGCCGCGCCATCGAAGCGATGCGCGGGCTCGCCGACCGCGAAATACTGCCGCTCGAAGGCGACCGCGCATTCCACGTGGCCATCGTCAATGCCAGCGGCAACGCCGTGCTGGTGGAAACGGTGCAGAGCTTCTGGGATTCGCGCAACGGACCGATCTTCACGCGGTTGGGCGGCTACTTCGAGACGGTGGCCTCCTGGCGCTCGGCCATTGCCGAGCACGAGGCCATCCGCGACGCCGTGGCCGCACGCGATGCCGAGGCCGCGCGCGCCGCCATGCACGCCCACATGGACAACTCGCACCAGCGGTTCAGCGCGAGCTGGCGCCGCGCCAGGAAAGCCTCGTCCTGA
- a CDS encoding GntR family transcriptional regulator: MPLPKYHQIYLVLREQLHEGRFAEGLPGELALMAQFNVARVTVRRALEQLSSEGLIARNPGRRTRALPPVPAGEANSGRSMERANLRGLLENLVTMGLHTSVKVIEVATITASTQVAEALQLQLGDPVQKAVRVRSTKEGPLSHITTYVPDSIARRFGRRELSKKPILVLLEESGVKVGRAHQTISARLADSLIAQHLDVSVGSALLAVRRLIYDEDERPVQWLHGLYRPDRYTYEMQLSRVGGIDAKVWVSKDVSAKFN, from the coding sequence ATGCCTTTGCCGAAGTACCACCAGATCTACCTGGTCCTGCGTGAGCAGCTGCACGAAGGCCGATTTGCGGAGGGGCTGCCCGGCGAGCTCGCGCTCATGGCGCAGTTCAACGTGGCGCGCGTCACGGTGCGGCGCGCGCTCGAGCAGCTGTCTTCCGAAGGCCTGATCGCGCGCAACCCGGGGCGCCGCACGCGCGCGCTGCCGCCCGTGCCCGCGGGCGAAGCGAACAGCGGCAGGAGCATGGAGCGTGCCAATCTGCGCGGCCTGCTCGAGAACCTGGTGACGATGGGCCTGCACACCTCGGTGAAAGTGATCGAGGTCGCCACCATCACGGCCTCCACCCAGGTGGCCGAGGCGCTGCAGCTGCAGCTGGGCGACCCGGTGCAGAAGGCGGTGCGCGTGCGCTCCACCAAGGAAGGCCCGCTTTCGCACATCACCACCTACGTGCCCGATTCCATCGCGCGCCGCTTCGGCCGCCGCGAGCTGTCGAAGAAGCCGATCCTCGTGCTGCTCGAGGAGTCGGGCGTCAAGGTCGGGCGCGCGCACCAGACCATTTCCGCGCGCCTGGCCGACAGCCTGATCGCGCAGCACCTCGACGTGTCGGTCGGCTCGGCCCTGCTCGCGGTGCGCCGCCTGATCTACGACGAGGACGAGCGGCCCGTGCAGTGGCTGCACGGCCTCTACCGCCCCGACCGTTACACCTACGAGATGCAGCTCTCCCGCGTGGGCGGCATCGACGCGAAGGTGTGGGTCAGCAAAGACGTGTCAGCCAAGTTCAACTGA